From Marinobacter alexandrii, one genomic window encodes:
- a CDS encoding diphthine--ammonia ligase — translation MPDKKKVVFHWSSGKDSALALFRLLQKKEFQVDQLLTTINEHYQRVTMHGTPYPILQRQLDATGIDWSTVSIPKEASMDIYEERMNRVMSRVKENGYTYSAYGDIFLADLKKYRESEMEKMGMKTVFPLWQEDTRMLIDEFIDSGFKAIVVCANDTLGKKFLGREIDHSFIADLPNGIDPCGENGEFHTFCYDGPIFKQPIQFQLGEKIKRSYPDPSGKGLMDFWFIDIIDLEPFSKNKG, via the coding sequence GTGCCCGATAAGAAAAAAGTAGTCTTTCATTGGAGTTCTGGAAAAGATTCGGCTTTAGCTCTATTTAGACTTTTACAGAAAAAAGAATTTCAGGTTGATCAATTGCTAACTACCATCAATGAGCATTATCAGAGAGTAACCATGCATGGAACTCCCTACCCAATCTTACAAAGACAGCTTGATGCTACAGGGATTGATTGGTCGACGGTATCCATACCAAAAGAGGCTTCCATGGATATTTATGAAGAAAGGATGAATCGTGTAATGAGTCGTGTAAAAGAAAATGGGTATACCTATTCTGCATATGGCGACATCTTTCTTGCAGACTTAAAGAAGTATAGAGAATCAGAAATGGAAAAAATGGGAATGAAAACCGTATTCCCTCTTTGGCAAGAAGATACGCGAATGCTAATCGACGAATTCATTGATTCTGGCTTCAAAGCAATTGTTGTTTGCGCGAACGATACATTAGGAAAGAAATTTTTAGGAAGAGAGATAGATCATTCATTCATTGCTGATTTACCCAATGGAATTGATCCCTGTGGGGAAAATGGGGAATTCCATACATTTTGCTATGATGGACCAATTTTCAAACAGCCAATTCAATTCCAGTTGGGAGAAAAAATCAAGCGATCATACCCTGACCCATCTGGTAAAGGCTTGATGGACTTTTGGTTCATCGACATAATTGATCTAGAACCATTTTCAAAAAATAAAGGTTAA
- a CDS encoding ATP-binding protein, with product MCHRLLISLIALGLFTSVWSNEFTQTKEDTLDLYWFTSKPFIYENEAGVLEGIEFEILTTFQEFLQLEKEKSVHLNWIKAKSFPNILSVIKTTDNPNVLGVSALSITDKRKEYAAFTVPYLPDITVLVSSKGTPIVRSFDEMNAMMSEMDAVTIRETKYEALLQNLKRQLNVDFDIIYIESERNVIEGVEEADNRFGFIDLPVYLLLIERGGDVTRQNFFTIKGQGYSFIMPLENRWKEYFDEFLSSEKFSEKISSIISSYMGEELYAFIDEVYAGDQIGTSILTKEKELQLALIKNANLKLEEEQAFRKVLTIAISVTSIFLIAIGYLFYNNQRTTKLILGQNSQIEEQQEDIRQKNEQLMNRNAQLVALNEEKNNLVKILAHDIRSPLSQIIMIADIINQKMADSIEESDQKLLGQVTASAERINQMVTKILDVDGLEETRIKVLQERVNITVIMRDVAQRYRPIAAKKGVELTVELCENHNMVRTDHLLLLLVLENLISNAVKFSDANTTVELKSECAYDSVLFKVSDEGPGFSEEDKKKLFNRFQKLSAKPTAGEASTGLGLSIVKKYVQDLGGKVWVESEEGKGSTFFVKLSV from the coding sequence ATGTGCCATCGCCTTCTTATCAGTCTAATTGCCTTAGGTTTATTTACTTCCGTATGGAGTAATGAATTTACGCAGACGAAAGAGGACACCTTAGACCTTTACTGGTTTACTTCTAAGCCGTTTATTTATGAAAATGAGGCTGGTGTTCTGGAAGGGATCGAGTTTGAGATATTGACGACTTTTCAAGAATTCTTACAGCTTGAAAAAGAAAAAAGTGTCCATTTGAATTGGATCAAAGCCAAGAGTTTTCCCAATATCTTGAGTGTCATCAAGACCACAGATAATCCAAATGTTTTAGGAGTGTCAGCACTTTCAATTACAGACAAACGCAAAGAATACGCAGCTTTTACGGTTCCTTATTTACCAGACATAACTGTGCTGGTATCTAGTAAGGGTACGCCTATTGTCAGGTCTTTTGATGAAATGAATGCAATGATGTCAGAGATGGATGCCGTGACCATACGTGAGACAAAGTACGAAGCGCTTCTTCAAAACCTAAAACGTCAATTGAATGTCGATTTTGATATTATTTACATTGAAAGTGAGCGTAATGTGATTGAAGGAGTAGAGGAGGCAGATAATCGATTCGGATTTATTGACCTCCCAGTTTATCTTTTGCTTATTGAAAGAGGAGGTGATGTTACGCGACAAAATTTCTTTACAATTAAGGGGCAGGGTTATTCTTTCATTATGCCTTTGGAAAATAGGTGGAAAGAATACTTTGATGAATTCCTTTCTTCTGAGAAATTTTCAGAAAAAATCTCGTCAATCATTTCCAGCTACATGGGAGAAGAACTTTATGCATTTATTGATGAAGTGTATGCTGGTGATCAGATTGGGACTTCCATACTCACGAAAGAGAAAGAGTTACAATTGGCGTTGATTAAAAATGCTAATCTAAAACTGGAGGAGGAGCAAGCTTTTAGAAAAGTTCTTACCATTGCTATCTCGGTAACATCTATCTTTTTGATCGCTATTGGATATTTATTTTATAATAACCAAAGGACAACAAAGCTCATACTAGGGCAGAATTCTCAGATAGAGGAGCAGCAGGAGGATATTCGTCAAAAAAATGAACAACTGATGAATAGAAACGCTCAGTTGGTTGCCTTAAACGAAGAGAAAAATAACCTTGTGAAGATCCTTGCGCATGATATTAGATCACCGCTGAGTCAAATAATTATGATAGCTGATATTATTAATCAGAAAATGGCAGATAGTATTGAAGAGTCAGATCAAAAACTGCTTGGTCAAGTTACTGCCAGTGCTGAGAGAATTAATCAGATGGTAACCAAGATTCTGGATGTAGATGGTCTTGAAGAAACGAGGATAAAAGTTCTTCAGGAACGTGTAAACATTACCGTAATCATGCGTGATGTCGCTCAAAGGTACCGTCCAATAGCAGCAAAAAAGGGAGTTGAATTGACTGTTGAATTGTGTGAAAATCATAACATGGTTCGTACAGATCATTTGCTGCTTTTGCTAGTTCTTGAAAACTTGATATCCAATGCAGTTAAATTCTCGGATGCCAATACAACAGTTGAGTTAAAGTCTGAATGTGCCTATGATAGTGTGCTTTTCAAAGTATCCGATGAAGGTCCTGGTTTTTCAGAAGAGGATAAAAAGAAGTTGTTCAATCGCTTTCAGAAATTAAGTGCCAAGCCGACTGCCGGAGAAGCTTCAACTGGATTAGGACTTTCAATAGTGAAAAAGTACGTTCAGGATCTTGGAGGAAAGGTTTGGGTAGAATCGGAGGAAGGGAAGGGAAGTACGTTTTTTGTGAAATTATCGGTTTAA
- a CDS encoding 3'-5' exonuclease, with the protein MNNRFTENITKEDIQALPLQAFEGEINVIETEEDCNEAVHILNKESVIGFDTEAKPAFNKGEYNHTALVQLSTLDEAFLFRLNKMGYPKSLFNLFENESILKLGISITDDLKDLQKVRKFMPGSFVDMNDVARDLGVVHMGVKKLAAIFLDARISKNQQVSNWENETLSPAQQKYAATDAWICLAIHDELRKRGYA; encoded by the coding sequence GTGAATAACAGATTTACTGAAAATATCACCAAGGAAGATATTCAAGCCCTACCGCTACAAGCTTTCGAAGGAGAAATAAATGTCATCGAAACAGAAGAAGATTGTAACGAAGCAGTACATATTCTGAATAAAGAATCCGTCATTGGTTTTGACACTGAAGCTAAGCCTGCTTTCAATAAAGGTGAGTACAATCATACCGCTTTAGTTCAGCTGTCTACGCTTGATGAAGCTTTCCTTTTTCGATTGAATAAGATGGGTTATCCAAAATCCCTTTTCAATCTATTTGAAAACGAATCGATTCTAAAGTTAGGAATAAGTATCACTGATGACCTCAAAGACTTGCAAAAGGTTAGAAAGTTTATGCCCGGATCATTCGTGGATATGAATGATGTTGCAAGAGATTTAGGAGTAGTTCACATGGGTGTCAAGAAATTAGCTGCCATATTTTTGGACGCTCGAATATCGAAAAATCAACAGGTATCAAACTGGGAAAATGAGACACTTAGCCCTGCTCAACAAAAATATGCAGCCACAGATGCCTGGATATGTCTGGCTATTCATGATGAATTAAGAAAAAGAGGATACGCTTAA
- a CDS encoding NAD(P)/FAD-dependent oxidoreductase, with protein sequence MKESKKEITIIGAGLTGLTLAYILKKENYSIRIIEAREEIGGRILSVRKENLAPLEMGATWFGHKHTQINEILADLGINSFEQRLGENAIYEPLSTSPPQLVKLPPNGDESSFRIKDGSISLIQCLANHLQSACEIFTSKKVISIEKSTDGICVKTENDEFKSDVVVSTLPPYLLLKTVSFSPALHPKVREVMRETHTWMGESIKVGLNYKKPFWRKANLSGTIFSNVGPIPEMYDHANFEDSHFALKGFLNGAYFALKKEERLGLILTQLRKYFGNQADDFIWYEEKVWRNDPLTFSPYESDILPHQNNGHPVFAQPLLDNTFFIAGSETASQFPGYMEGAIRSAQYVAASIKGMSK encoded by the coding sequence ATGAAGGAATCAAAAAAGGAAATCACAATCATTGGAGCTGGGCTCACTGGCCTTACGCTTGCATACATTCTAAAAAAAGAAAATTATTCAATACGTATAATTGAGGCTCGAGAAGAGATCGGCGGTCGAATACTATCCGTCAGGAAAGAAAACCTTGCCCCTCTGGAAATGGGTGCAACATGGTTTGGGCACAAGCATACTCAGATCAATGAAATACTTGCTGATTTAGGAATTAATTCTTTTGAACAGCGACTTGGGGAAAACGCTATATATGAGCCTCTATCTACCAGTCCTCCTCAGCTTGTCAAACTCCCTCCTAATGGTGATGAATCAAGTTTCCGAATAAAAGATGGATCTATTTCACTTATTCAGTGCTTGGCAAATCACCTGCAGTCTGCTTGTGAAATCTTCACCTCCAAAAAGGTAATCTCTATTGAGAAAAGTACCGATGGCATATGCGTCAAAACCGAGAACGATGAGTTTAAAAGTGATGTTGTGGTTTCTACATTGCCACCCTACCTACTATTAAAGACGGTAAGCTTTTCCCCAGCCCTACATCCGAAAGTAAGAGAGGTTATGAGAGAGACTCACACATGGATGGGCGAATCAATCAAAGTAGGCTTAAACTATAAAAAGCCATTTTGGCGAAAAGCCAATTTGAGCGGGACTATCTTCAGTAACGTAGGGCCTATTCCTGAAATGTATGATCACGCTAATTTTGAAGATTCACACTTCGCGTTGAAAGGCTTTTTGAATGGTGCTTACTTTGCCCTGAAGAAAGAAGAGAGACTTGGGTTAATCTTGACCCAACTTCGAAAATATTTTGGAAATCAAGCAGATGATTTCATTTGGTACGAAGAGAAAGTATGGAGAAATGATCCTCTGACTTTTTCACCCTATGAATCAGACATCCTTCCTCATCAGAACAATGGTCATCCTGTTTTTGCGCAACCATTATTAGATAATACCTTTTTCATTGCAGGTTCTGAAACAGCTTCACAATTTCCAGGTTACATGGAAGGAGCCATTCGCAGTGCACAATATGTAGCCGCTTCAATTAAAGGAATGTCGAAATAA
- a CDS encoding ABC transporter ATP-binding protein, whose amino-acid sequence MSKNKNVTFAWAVRNIIWPRRKTIFIGLLLIIISRPAGLVLPAATKYLLDDAVPNKDFEMLKLIVIVIVISLAVQAVSSFLLTRILSVEAQFLISELRVKVQKKILSLPINFFDNNKSGALVSRIMTDVEGVRNLVGTGLVQLIGGTITSVLALILLLRISPSMTIFTLIPVGLFAVIAMKAFGRIRPIFRERGKLNAEVTGRLTETLNGVRVIKGFNAEESENKTFEDGARSLYENVKSSLTATALVTSSGTFLIGFASAGILAMGGYYMIEDNLTAGELISFISLLAFMIAPIVQMSNIGSQLTEAFAGLDRTEEIMKMDPEDMTEDRPILLDQVHGDIVFENVSFAYEEGKEVLKDISFKAPPGSVTALVGSSGSGKSTTASLAATFLSAEKGILTIDGHDMTKVNLSSYRRHLGVVLQDDFLFEGTIRENILFPRPDATESELQDAVKGAYVNEFTDRFEDGLNTVIGERGVKLSGGQKQRISIARALLANPKVIILDEATSNLDTESETYIQKSLDGLMKDRTTFVIAHRLSTIRKANQILVIEEGQIVERGTHDELIAKEGRYFELYTYQSRI is encoded by the coding sequence ATGAGTAAAAATAAGAACGTCACCTTTGCCTGGGCAGTCCGAAACATCATCTGGCCAAGAAGAAAAACCATCTTCATCGGGCTATTACTAATCATTATCAGTAGGCCTGCAGGCCTGGTTCTTCCAGCAGCCACTAAATATCTACTTGATGATGCTGTCCCAAATAAGGATTTTGAGATGCTCAAACTGATAGTCATTGTCATCGTAATCTCATTAGCCGTACAGGCGGTTTCCTCTTTCCTCCTTACACGGATATTGAGTGTAGAAGCTCAATTTCTAATCTCAGAGCTAAGAGTAAAAGTCCAGAAAAAGATTCTATCTCTCCCTATCAATTTCTTTGATAACAATAAGTCTGGAGCCTTAGTATCCCGAATCATGACTGATGTGGAGGGCGTTAGAAATTTGGTAGGCACTGGACTTGTGCAACTTATCGGAGGCACAATTACCTCCGTATTAGCTTTGATATTGCTACTCAGAATTAGCCCTTCCATGACCATATTCACCTTAATTCCAGTTGGGCTCTTTGCCGTGATTGCGATGAAGGCGTTTGGAAGGATAAGACCCATCTTCCGTGAGAGAGGAAAACTGAATGCAGAAGTCACTGGGCGATTAACGGAAACTCTCAATGGCGTTAGAGTAATTAAAGGATTTAACGCTGAAGAATCTGAAAACAAAACATTTGAGGATGGGGCCAGAAGCCTATATGAAAATGTGAAATCAAGCTTAACAGCTACAGCACTTGTCACCAGTTCCGGCACTTTTCTGATTGGTTTCGCCAGTGCTGGAATCCTGGCAATGGGTGGTTACTATATGATAGAAGATAATCTGACTGCTGGAGAATTGATTTCTTTCATTTCCTTACTTGCCTTCATGATTGCTCCGATTGTGCAAATGAGTAATATTGGAAGCCAGCTTACTGAAGCATTCGCAGGACTTGATCGTACGGAGGAAATCATGAAAATGGATCCAGAAGACATGACAGAAGATCGACCAATCTTGCTTGATCAAGTCCACGGTGATATCGTCTTTGAAAATGTATCCTTCGCATACGAAGAAGGCAAAGAAGTATTGAAAGATATCTCATTCAAAGCTCCTCCGGGATCAGTAACAGCTCTGGTGGGAAGTTCTGGTTCAGGCAAATCTACTACTGCTAGTTTGGCTGCTACATTTTTAAGTGCCGAAAAAGGAATACTTACGATTGATGGTCATGATATGACTAAAGTGAATCTTTCAAGTTATCGGAGACATCTGGGAGTTGTGTTGCAAGATGATTTTCTGTTTGAAGGGACTATTCGTGAAAATATTCTTTTCCCCAGACCCGATGCAACCGAATCAGAACTACAAGATGCAGTAAAAGGAGCTTACGTTAATGAATTCACTGATCGCTTTGAAGATGGGCTTAATACCGTCATTGGTGAGCGCGGCGTGAAACTATCCGGAGGACAAAAGCAACGGATTTCCATTGCGCGTGCATTACTGGCTAACCCGAAAGTCATCATTCTGGATGAGGCTACATCTAATTTGGATACCGAAAGTGAGACCTATATTCAAAAGAGCTTGGATGGCTTAATGAAAGATCGGACTACCTTTGTGATTGCGCACAGACTAAGTACCATCCGTAAAGCAAATCAGATTTTAGTGATAGAAGAAGGTCAGATCGTAGAGCGCGGAACACACGATGAACTTATTGCAAAGGAAGGAAGATACTTTGAGCTATATACATATCAAAGCAGAATTTAA
- a CDS encoding helix-turn-helix transcriptional regulator encodes MDEIKKYHLYKDDHSKLHFQINDAASYCAKNEAHCYKPHQHSFYQFIWFQESGLHYVDYEVIEHQANTLFFLDKKQVHNFCKDSSNKGILFHFDEVFLHQQDPEADGWLQHKLFNAIGPPYIQLTEGEVNFFKMIAEKLGKEMENKDYNYAKQVFYLFRLLTLSIERQKHIQSDISSISDKDYKIAVAFKKAIQENIHAFLSVDQFSEKIGVSPKKLTSISKKYLDDTPLNVIHARKILEAKRQLSNTNTSIKELAYSLGFDQPTYFTKYFKKHTGLTPKEFTNQVL; translated from the coding sequence ATGGATGAAATAAAGAAATACCACCTTTACAAAGACGATCACTCAAAATTACATTTTCAGATTAATGATGCTGCTAGCTATTGTGCTAAAAATGAAGCTCATTGCTATAAGCCACATCAACATTCTTTCTATCAGTTCATTTGGTTTCAAGAAAGTGGGTTACACTATGTAGACTATGAGGTTATCGAGCACCAAGCAAATACACTCTTCTTTTTAGATAAAAAACAGGTACATAACTTCTGTAAGGATTCTTCAAACAAGGGGATTTTGTTTCATTTCGATGAAGTATTTCTACATCAGCAAGACCCAGAGGCAGACGGCTGGCTTCAACATAAGCTATTCAATGCCATTGGTCCTCCATATATTCAGCTAACAGAGGGAGAAGTAAATTTTTTCAAAATGATCGCTGAAAAATTAGGTAAGGAGATGGAAAACAAAGACTACAACTACGCAAAACAGGTTTTTTACCTATTCCGACTTTTAACCTTATCTATTGAGCGACAGAAGCATATTCAGTCCGATATTTCATCAATAAGCGATAAAGATTATAAGATCGCCGTAGCGTTTAAAAAAGCAATTCAAGAAAATATCCATGCCTTTTTAAGTGTTGATCAATTCAGTGAAAAAATCGGTGTGAGCCCAAAGAAATTGACTAGTATTTCAAAAAAATACCTGGACGATACTCCACTGAATGTTATTCATGCAAGAAAAATTCTTGAAGCCAAACGGCAACTGTCAAATACAAATACTTCGATCAAGGAATTGGCTTATTCGTTAGGCTTTGATCAACCCACCTACTTCACGAAATACTTCAAAAAACATACAGGTCTTACACCAAAGGAATTCACAAATCAAGTTCTTTGA
- a CDS encoding cupin domain-containing protein produces MIFRELDKINSKEILPGYTVRFVHSERMTFAYWDVKKGSPLPEHSHHHEQVANVLEGEYELTVNGETKRLVPGDVAVIPSNIPHSGVAITDCKLLDVFAPVREDYLGTTE; encoded by the coding sequence ATGATATTTAGAGAATTAGATAAAATCAACTCAAAGGAAATCTTACCTGGATATACGGTAAGGTTTGTTCATTCAGAGCGAATGACTTTCGCTTATTGGGATGTGAAAAAAGGAAGTCCGCTTCCAGAGCACTCACACCACCATGAACAAGTAGCGAATGTACTTGAAGGAGAATATGAGCTAACAGTAAATGGGGAAACTAAAAGACTGGTTCCAGGAGATGTAGCTGTCATTCCATCCAATATTCCACATTCTGGTGTGGCAATTACCGATTGTAAATTGTTGGATGTTTTTGCCCCAGTGCGTGAAGATTACCTTGGTACGACGGAATAG
- the nhaC gene encoding Na+/H+ antiporter NhaC has protein sequence MTTKREPTLLESFIPIIFLILLLVVNVGIFGSEALGGSNQIVLILSAGVAAIVAFKIGYKWEEIQTGIVKSISSAMASILILLLIGALAGAWMLSGVVPAMIYYGLQILNPTIFLVAACIVCSIVSIATGSSWTTAATVGIALIGIGQALGISEGLVAGAILSGAYFGDKMSPLSDTTNLAPAMAGTDLFTHIRYMTITTVPSIILALIIFLVIGFTNSADGAIEGKAAILEAIDSTFNISGWLFIVPIVVVVLIVKKMPALPALLIGTLLGVVFALIFQPNLVAEVAATASFDGKLYDDFYSISPALTNGFIGTMQAMFGDIAFTTGNGVLDDEGLLSSSGMAGMLGTIWLILSAMIFGGVMEGSGMLKRIASAIISKVNSTGSLISSTVGTCVFFNLTASDQYLAIVVPGRMYADTYREKGLAPENLSRTLEDSGTVTSVMIPWNTCGAYHSTVLGVATLSYLPFCFFNIISPIMTMIVGYTGYKIKKLGAKSE, from the coding sequence ATGACCACAAAACGAGAACCCACATTACTGGAATCTTTCATACCCATCATTTTCTTGATACTACTTCTGGTAGTGAATGTCGGGATATTTGGAAGTGAGGCACTCGGAGGCTCTAATCAAATCGTTCTCATACTGTCTGCAGGAGTAGCTGCCATTGTAGCTTTCAAAATTGGTTACAAGTGGGAAGAGATTCAAACAGGTATTGTAAAAAGTATCAGTTCAGCAATGGCGTCCATTCTAATACTACTGCTTATTGGAGCTTTGGCAGGTGCATGGATGCTCAGTGGTGTAGTACCTGCAATGATTTATTACGGCCTGCAGATTCTTAATCCTACCATTTTTCTAGTTGCTGCATGCATCGTCTGTTCCATTGTATCTATAGCAACCGGTAGTTCATGGACAACAGCAGCCACAGTGGGTATTGCATTAATTGGGATAGGTCAAGCTTTAGGTATATCAGAAGGGTTGGTCGCTGGAGCGATTCTTTCAGGAGCATATTTTGGAGATAAGATGTCTCCCCTATCCGATACAACAAATCTTGCCCCTGCCATGGCGGGAACAGATCTTTTTACTCACATTCGATACATGACAATCACCACTGTTCCATCAATCATTCTAGCACTTATTATTTTTTTGGTGATAGGATTCACAAATTCCGCTGATGGAGCAATCGAAGGGAAGGCTGCAATACTTGAAGCCATTGATTCTACATTCAATATTTCTGGATGGTTATTTATTGTACCAATAGTTGTGGTTGTGTTGATTGTAAAAAAGATGCCAGCATTACCTGCTCTGCTTATAGGAACACTTCTTGGGGTTGTTTTTGCGTTGATTTTTCAGCCAAATCTAGTAGCTGAAGTGGCCGCAACAGCCAGCTTTGACGGTAAACTTTACGACGATTTTTATAGCATTTCTCCAGCTCTCACAAATGGCTTCATTGGAACTATGCAGGCTATGTTTGGAGACATTGCGTTCACAACAGGAAATGGAGTTCTAGATGACGAAGGATTATTAAGCAGTTCTGGTATGGCAGGTATGCTAGGGACCATTTGGTTAATACTTTCAGCAATGATTTTTGGAGGTGTAATGGAAGGATCGGGAATGCTTAAGCGAATTGCCTCAGCAATTATCTCTAAGGTAAACTCTACAGGGTCACTTATATCTTCTACAGTTGGAACTTGTGTATTTTTCAATCTAACTGCCTCAGATCAATATTTAGCCATAGTAGTTCCAGGAAGAATGTATGCTGATACCTATCGCGAAAAAGGATTGGCTCCTGAAAATCTTAGTCGGACACTGGAGGATTCAGGTACGGTAACTTCCGTTATGATCCCTTGGAATACATGCGGTGCATATCACTCTACAGTCCTGGGAGTAGCAACACTCTCCTATTTACCATTCTGTTTCTTTAATATCATTAGTCCTATCATGACAATGATAGTAGGTTACACAGGCTACAAGATCAAAAAACTGGGAGCTAAAAGTGAATAA
- a CDS encoding AarF/ABC1/UbiB kinase family protein, with product MAKELDRIPIGKVKRASKFVSTGAKVGVNYVKAYSKAAIKGKLDKEELDTENAKDIYNSLSELKGSALKMAQLLSMDQNVLPKAYSDKFAMAQYSAPPLSYPLVKKTFKQNLGKEPNEIFNDFSKTASNAASMGQVHKAELDGKLLAVKVQYPGVGDSIKSDLKLAKPFALKLMNVKGKEVEPYMKEVEGKLLEEADYALELKQSMDFAEKCKNIDGVFFPTYYPELSANQILTMSWLDGEPIGAWMKREQKQEDRDRLGQILWNFYMFQMHELRMMHADPHPGNFIIDEKNDLGVIDFGCIKHIPDDFYDAYFELASNTVLEDAERVNELFKRLEIIRPTDPEKDVKIVTAMFTDLIKLLARPFNDGIFDFSDDSYFTEIYMMGDNLAKDPEMSRLQARGSRHFIYFNRTFFGLYNILHALGAKVDCTKIDFLKAVV from the coding sequence ATGGCAAAAGAACTTGATCGAATTCCAATTGGCAAAGTAAAACGTGCCAGTAAGTTTGTTTCTACTGGAGCAAAGGTGGGTGTCAACTATGTAAAAGCTTACAGTAAGGCGGCTATCAAAGGCAAGCTGGACAAGGAAGAGCTAGATACAGAAAATGCAAAAGACATTTATAACTCATTGAGTGAATTAAAAGGAAGCGCACTCAAGATGGCTCAACTATTGAGTATGGATCAAAATGTATTGCCAAAAGCTTATTCTGATAAGTTTGCAATGGCCCAATATAGCGCTCCTCCTCTATCCTACCCATTAGTTAAGAAAACATTCAAACAAAATCTGGGGAAGGAGCCGAACGAAATATTCAATGACTTCAGCAAAACGGCCAGCAACGCTGCATCCATGGGTCAAGTACATAAAGCTGAATTGGACGGAAAACTATTGGCAGTAAAAGTTCAATATCCTGGTGTAGGCGATAGCATCAAAAGTGATCTAAAACTAGCTAAGCCATTTGCTCTCAAATTGATGAATGTCAAAGGGAAAGAGGTTGAGCCATACATGAAAGAGGTGGAAGGAAAGTTGCTGGAAGAGGCGGACTATGCGCTTGAACTAAAACAATCCATGGATTTTGCAGAGAAATGCAAAAATATCGATGGTGTCTTTTTTCCAACATACTACCCGGAACTCTCAGCTAATCAAATATTAACGATGAGCTGGCTCGATGGTGAGCCTATTGGTGCGTGGATGAAACGAGAGCAAAAACAAGAAGATAGAGATAGACTCGGACAAATTTTGTGGAACTTCTATATGTTTCAGATGCATGAGCTACGTATGATGCATGCAGACCCACATCCGGGAAATTTCATTATCGACGAGAAAAATGATCTTGGAGTTATCGACTTTGGGTGTATCAAACATATTCCAGATGACTTTTATGATGCTTACTTCGAGCTGGCAAGCAATACAGTACTTGAAGATGCTGAAAGAGTAAATGAGCTATTCAAACGCCTAGAAATCATCCGTCCGACAGACCCTGAAAAAGACGTAAAAATTGTTACCGCAATGTTTACGGACTTAATCAAATTGCTTGCAAGGCCTTTCAATGATGGCATATTCGATTTCAGCGATGATTCTTATTTCACTGAGATCTATATGATGGGAGATAATCTCGCTAAAGATCCAGAGATGAGCAGACTTCAAGCAAGAGGATCAAGACATTTCATCTACTTCAACAGGACATTCTTTGGTCTATACAATATTCTTCATGCCTTAGGAGCTAAAGTAGATTGTACGAAGATTGACTTTTTGAAAGCGGTCGTATGA
- a CDS encoding TraR/DksA C4-type zinc finger protein: MEVDEIRKKIEEEITKTQNLIDDYKEQSKPVSLDSSIGRISRMDAINNKSITESALRQAEGKLSKLHQAFDNIDKPDFGKCIRCNQTIPIGRILLMPESNKCVNCAR, from the coding sequence ATGGAAGTCGACGAAATAAGAAAAAAAATCGAAGAAGAAATAACTAAAACCCAAAACCTCATTGATGATTACAAGGAACAGTCGAAACCTGTTTCATTGGATAGCTCAATAGGTCGAATTTCCAGAATGGATGCCATCAATAACAAGAGTATCACTGAATCAGCTTTGCGCCAAGCTGAAGGTAAACTTTCCAAACTTCATCAAGCATTTGACAATATAGACAAACCGGATTTTGGAAAGTGTATCCGATGCAACCAAACCATTCCGATTGGAAGAATCCTCCTAATGCCTGAAAGTAATAAATGTGTGAATTGTGCCCGATAA